GGTACTTTTAATAACCACCTCGTGCAGCATATGCTTGGTTTCATATTCTTTTTTGCTGTTATCCAGGTAAGGGCGCAACAAGCTGTCGATATTCATACGCTCATCCGGCATATTTACAATGCGCGATGGACCGGCCTCTTTCTGGCCGTCAACCATAATCATCAGGTTGTTCGCGTTAACGTTGTTACGAGCATTCAGGGTAACCTTCATGGTGTCATTAACCACCACATTATTGAATTTAAACACCCCTTCGGCATCGGTAATGGTCTCGGCCGAGAAGTTTTTATCCGGAACAAACAGGCGCACATTGCCTTTAAAAATAGGCAGCCCCGTGCTATTGCGCAAAGTACCAGAAATGGTAATGCCCGACTCTGGCATGTAAGTTACCTTTGGCATGCGGCCGGCCACAATATCTCTATAAGAGAAACGGCGGTACCCTTGGGTCAGCATCAGCACATCCAGATCGGCAACGGTTTTAGCGTCTTTTTTGTTGAAATAATAGTTGGGTTTTTCTACATAACCACGCAGGTCTGAGGTGAGCAACAAACTGGTAAGGATGGTGGTTTCGCCGTCTTCATCTACAGGCACTTTCTTCTCATCAATTACTGCTACAGATAGGCCGGCATCTGCAGGCGCTGTACCATTTTTGGCCGAGATATTCAATTTTACCGGCTGGCGACGGCCATATTGTGGCTTATCTGTGGTAACATTGAGCGTCATCAGGTCATTGCGCTGGATAAATACTAATCGCTCGCTAATAGGTATACCGTTTGAGCCAAATAGTGTAATCTGCAATATACCAGTGCCGAACTTGCTTTTAGGAATGCTGGCCTGGTAAACCGAGCTTTGCAACTTGGTTTGTGCGGCATATTTAATAAAGCCGCCGCATTGGGCAACAATGTAATAGGTCTTATTTTGATTAGCCTTAAAATAGGCATCATTAGCGGCAATTTTGATGTTCAGATTCTCGCCATCGCCGTTCATGGCTGATAGATTGATGCCGCTTTGCGAAATACGCGGGATGTTATAAGTGCCCTGCGTTCCATCGGCAAAACTGATATTGGCTTTATAGGTTTTACCAACCTCGGGTTGTAACAACAACAAACCCATACCCAGGTGCTGCGACTCAAAAGTGGTTACTTCCTTACCCTCATTATCAACCACAGTACCTTTAAAATCCAGTCCTAACCCGTTTGCTCTAACTGCTTTTACAGCCACTTTTGATGGTATACCGGCAATAAGATCGCCCCCTTCAGGGAAAAACTGCACATCCTTACCTGTTGATGCCGCCTTAAGGAAAAACGTATTTACCGGTTTTTTAGCGTCCAGATCAATCTCTGTAAACAATACCGATGAACCCAATGCCAGCGGCGATGCTGGTGGCAGCGTAATAGTGGCATATCCATTGGCATCAGTATTTACCCGACCCTTGCCCGTATCTTCATGACTGGTTTCTACGTGCCAGTTTACTCTTTTATCAGCCAATGGCTTACCCTGCGCATCAGTAAATTGCACTTTGGCCGTAACCGGCGTTTGCGCAGTGGTGCCACCAGTAAAATTAACGTTTACTGATACCTCTTTATTGATCTGGTTGCCAATGGTGATTACTTTATTGAACAGATAAGCCGGATCAAAATTGAGCATCCATTGGGTATAACCTCGCAGGCGATAATTGCCCTGCTTCAACTGCGGCGAAAGCAAAAAGTTACCAGCAGCCATACCATCAACCAACGGTAGTTTTTGTGAGGCAACAAGCGAATCCTGCTCGTTGTACATATCAATATATACCACCTTACTCATGGTGCTGGGCGCATGTTGATCTACCGTTACGTAACTTTTAAGCCAAACGGTGTCGCCAGCGGCATAATAAGGCTTATCAAAATGTACATAAACCTTCTCGACCGGGTAATCATTAGTGTACTTTACAGATTTGGCCAGCAGATCATTCAAACTTACCGAATCTTTACGGGGCACTAGTGGAGTAAACTGGGCAAAAGCCGATGCACCAACCAGTAAGAAAAGGCACAGGGGTAAAAATCTCTTGAAATTCATTACAGAAAAAGCGGGTATAAATAGACGGGCTCAATATAGTTATTTATGCAGAGCAACGAAGAAAAGCCCATTTTATTTAACACTTTTTTGCAATTGATCAGCCTTGTTGCGGCTGCTTACCGATCCACCTTTACACCTTCTAAAACTCCCTCTACCAACTTTTGCCATTGCACGCCCGACAAACCTAACCGGGCCGAAAGTGCAATAGCTGTATTACGCATTTTATCGTGCAGATCTACCCCATCATTATTAGCTGTTTCGTTCCGGCCGTGTTGCTCGCAACTCACTTTGAAACCGAACCGGGATACAATAAATGTATTGGTAGAAGCATCGCTGAAAAAGTGAGCAACGGCAGCATCATCAGTACGTGGGTCGGGCACCGGGCGAACGGTCATCGCAATAAACTCTTCGTTGGTATGCTGATTGCCATCGGCCTCAATCCGTTCTACGCGCACCCATTCCAACCCATGGCCTGCATCCGGACCGCGGGTACCTGCCAAATCAATATAGAAGTACAAACCTTCTTCGGCCCAGCCGCCAATTTCTTCGCCCAGGTTATTAGTTAGTTTAAAAAACGATGAGCCGGCGCCGGCATACAAATGCCAGTTGCTTACATCAACCATCCGCTCGGCTGCTTTAAGAAAACGGGTGTGGGCTTCATCTGTAGTGGCAAATGAAAGGCTGTACGAAAAATCTGTTTGCCCACCCAGCAATTGCTGCGGTATTTGCTCTTCTGCGTGTTTCATAAAACCTCCTCCTAAACTTTCCTAACAGACGGTTTTAGACATGGTTTTAGTTTTTTATGGAAATGAAGAAGGATATTGGGCTGGCTAAGTTGGGGTTTAGCGTAATTTTTCCTCTTAACTTAAATGAAACAAACATTATAAGTCAAATAGATACATAATCTATATAATAAATTACTTCATTTAAATAAAGGGGATTACATGGCGTTATTGACTGATAAACAAGAAACAGACTTAAGTTATCTTATAAAGAAAATTTATCCACAGAGGATGTTCCACAACTCCCCTTTTTGTAGAAAAGCTTACCTATATAACATCCTCAAAACCTCCAACTAATGCGCATAGATGCGCTTTTGGCACTTGGCAACAAATTTGCCTTTTATTAAACAACCTAATTATTGCTTAAACCAAAAACAAGGGAGGGGATATGAATACGCTGCTAACTGCATTTACTGAACGCTTCTTACAAAGACCATTAATAAGCGAAGCTATCTTAGATTTTCTGCTTTTCTTTTCTGTACTTACAGCACTATACTTTTCTTGTAGACTGATTATTGCCCGGCAGCATATCCTACAGCGGATAGTCCACAGAAATCATCGTATGCATGTAGTTTCGTACGAGAAAACACCGGTAAAAGCAGCTACCGAAAAGCATTTTTTGATCTTAAGATCGGTAACTTTAAAAATAGTTAAGTAATTAAAATACAAACTATTTAAATCATCAAAATAAAGCAAAGCATTAATTAACTAAGGGAAGGGTGAATGAGAAAACTGATCCTTCATTGGGTTTGCTTTCTACGCATATCTGACTACCGTGGCGGCGCACAATCTCATCTGAAATAAAGAGGCCCAGACCTAATCCCTGGAAACGGTGAGATTGCTGATCTACGCGATAAAAGCGATTAAAAAGACCCTCCATGTGTTCTGGCGCTATACCGATACCATAATCCTGAATAGCAATTTTCAGGCGGTCTGCTTCTCGGCAATAGGTAATTTTGACCGGACCACCATCGGGCGAGTATTTGACAGCATTACTCAGCAGATTTACCAGCACCTGTTCAATGCGGTAACGATCTCCGTGGCAGGTCATCCCTCCCAGCGTTTCCAGCGTCAATTGGTGGCGCGGCGAGATTTCTTGTACACTTTCAATCGCATCAGCCAAGGCTTCCGCGATATTGAAGTCCTCTTTCTGGTAAGTCATTTTACCGGCGTTAATACGCGATACATCCAGCAGTTCTTCTATCAAGCGCTCCAGGCGTTGCAATTGCCGGTCTGCCTTGTGCGATAGTGCAGCCAGGCGATGTTCGCCCGTCATTTCACGCTGCATCAATTGGAAGAAAACTTTAATGGTGGTGAGCGGGGTTTTCAGTTCATGGCTGGCAATGCTAATAAATTCATCTTTCTTACCCATTAACTGCTGTATGGCCTGCGTAGCCTGCTCCTGCTCCTGAATATCTGTCATGGTACCGATATAGCCGTAAAATGCCGGATTAAACACCGGTTGGGCATTATCCAGCATCCAACGATATTCACCTGTCGGGGCGTGTTTAAAGCGATATTTCAGGTGCACCGGCTGGCGGGCCTCAAAAAGTGTGTTAAACTGCTGTACGGCTTCTTCCCGATCGTCCGGGTGAATATTGCCGGTCCAGTCAGCTTCATTAATATGATCGGTGGTAACACCGGTAAAGGTACGCCAGGTATCATTTACAAAAACAGTTTCACAACTGGCATTTACCTGCCAGATAGGCAACGAGTTAAGCTGCGTAACTGCTTTAAAATGTGCCTCACTCATCATCAACGCTTCTTGTATGGCTTTCTGCTCATGGATATCTGTACAGGTACCTACCCAAACGGTAATATTACCCGCCTCGTCCTTATGCGGCGAGAAACGCGAGAGATGCCAGCGGTACTGACCATCAACACGGCGAAGACGATGTTCAAATACAGACTCCCTCCCTTCTTCTATCGCCTTCGGCCACATCATGGTAGCCATCGGACGGTCATCCGGATGAATAACATCCCATACTCTACTATGCAATTCGGCAAAACTACTGGTACCGGTATAATCATACCAGCCCTTGTTATAATAAGTAGCCTTACCATCGGGCGCAGACGTCCACATTTTATGCTGAATAGCATCAGTCAGGAAACGAAACAGCTCTTCGCTGGCCTTTAGCTCATTGAGGGCTTTTTTGTGCGCGGTAATATCTTCTGTAATAGAAATGGTATACGTAGGCGCTTCACGCTCATCGCGCACAATAGAGGTACTATTACGTACCCAAATGATATGTCCATCGTGGTGATAGTATCGTTTTTCAAATACAAAATCGTCAATTTCCCCGACAAAAAGCTTTTGGTACAGCTCTGAATTTTTCTCAATGTCATCCTGATGGGTAATAGATCTAAAATCTTTGCCCAGCAAATCTGCTTCAGTGTACCCGGTTATGCGGGTAAAGGCCTGGTTAGCACGCATCAGTTTGCCATCCATATCAGAAAGCAGTATGCCTACACTGGCATTTTGGAATGCCACGCTATAGCGCTCTTCTATTTCCTTTAATGCTTGCTGAGCTTCTTTTCTTTGTGTGATATCTACCAGTACACCAGTAAATAACGGTGAACCATCTTGAGTATCTGTTTCAACACTGCCGCGGGCAAAAAACCAGCGCGTCTGACCGTTAATGATGGCGCGATATTCGGTTTCATAAACTTGCCCCAGCGCCGCGGCTTCTTCTCTGCGCCGGTCTATCAGTGTAACATCATCGGGGTGCACCATACGGCCCAACACGTCCCTGTCACAACCATCGGGCGAATAGGGAATATCGAACATGCGCGAAAGGTTCTCATCAGGATATAGCCTGTTGGTCTCCATGTCCAAAATCCAGGTACCTACCAGACCCGATGATAGCGCCGACTTTAACTGGGTCTGCGTAATCTTTAATTTATCTTCAACTTGTTTACGGCGTGCAAGCTCATACTGGGCTTCTTCATTTAGCTGCGCGTTCTCCAGCGCAAGGCCAATATGGTGGGCCAGGTTTTGCGCAAACTGCAAATCTGTTTCGTCATAATATTTGCCCGGTGTGGTAGAAATAAACTTGATAGCTCCGATAATGGTATCTTTACTAAACATGGGCACAGTAATGATTGACTGCAATCCCATCTGCACTATCATTTCTAATCTGTCCTGCTCCCGCACCACATCTTCTAATATCTCCGGCGTTACGCGTTGTATCAGGGACGACTTTCCTGAGCGCAATACCTTGGCTATACCCCGCTCACTGTCTATCTGTACCGGGAAAGCTTCACGATATTTTTCGGCCCATTGTTTTTTTTCAGGATCATCATAAGCTAATATTAATTGCTCCAGTTGCTCATCCTTCAACACATCAATGGTAAACCATCCCGCAAAATGCGGCACAATCAGCTGCGAAATCTTATCTATGGCACTTTTGGTATCGCGTACACGGGCAAGTTCGCGTGCGGCTACATCGAGGTAGCCCAAAAGGTGTTCTTGCTTCTTGCGCGCACTGATATCTTTTAAAAACAACAGCGTATACCGCGAACCTACGGCATCGGTAAAAATCATGGAATCAGCCAGCACAAAAATTTGCTGACCGTTGGCGGTTATGCCTTCAAAATCGGCGCCACGCAATTCTTCGCCGCGCAACAGGTAATTACGGCTATCGGCAGCAACCGAGGGATCATGATAGATGCGAAAAAAATCAGCACCAACTAACTCAACCACCAATTGGTTTGACAACGCACCAGCTGCCTGGTTGGCCCAAACAATGGTAGCGGTATGATTGACCATTAGCACCGGTACCGGGCAATGCGCATAAACCTGTTGCAATTGCTCAGGTGCTGTAATCATGCTTTTGCCAGGGGTGCTCACCATGTTTAAAGTCGGGTTAAATAAGATTTGATAAAATTAATTTTTAAAGCATAACTTAAAAATAGCAAAAGTATTCTCTATTAGAATTTAGTTTTTTGAAGATAACCTTCAATATCAGCCAACTATATCACCCCAACAAACGTTCTACCTTCATTACCTTTAATTAAAAACATACCAATATGAAACTATTAGCGCTTATTTTGTTGCTATTACCGGCTATTTGCACGGCCCAGGACAACTGGGAGTTAAAGAAAAATGAAGATGGTATTTCTGTATATACCCGTAAGCTGGAGAACGAAAAATTTAAAGAGATTAGGGTTGTATGCGAGATAAACGGCAGCGTAAAGCAACTATACGGCATATTGCAAAATGTGAACCATCATAAAGATTGGGTGTATGGCACCATGGACTCGCACCTGATTAATCGCAAGAGTGCAGATACCATTTACTATTACTCGTCTGTCCACCTGCCCTGGCCAGCCAGCGACCGTGATCTGACGGTGCAACTGGTCTTAAAACGCGATAATGATGACAAGAACCTGCACGTACACGCCATGGGGGTAAACAACATTCTGCCAGAAAAACCAAAATTGGTTAGGGTCCCCTACTCTTTAGGCCTATGGAATGTCAGCACGGTTAATAACAACAGAATCAAAATAGAATACATTTTTAGTGTAGATCCCGGTGGCTCGCTTCCTGCCTGGCTGGTCAATATGATGGCAGTGCGAGGCCCTTTTAACACATTTAAAAATTTAAAAGAGTTGATGGATTCGCAAGCTAAAAGGTGAAAGCACAAAGCTAAAGCTCTTTGTAAATCTGTTATTTACATCAATACAGGTGGCTTTTTACTTTTTCCTTTCAGCTTTAGGCTTTTGCAAAAACAAAACGCGTTGATCTGTACTTAATCATATAACCAAACAGCAACATTATGAAACACGCATTCATTTTCGGGACTAACTTATACCTCACTGCAGGTAACACTGTCACCTATGCTGATGACAATCACAAGATCGATTTTTTAAAGATCTATTCGTTTTATCATCCAGAACGAAATCAGGAATTGGTGATAGAAGCAAAAATTTCATTGCCGCACAATGGCGGCTTGCTAACTATTGACCGTAACAAGGTGGACACCACGGGCGATATCCGGGTTATGATAGCGCCCAACCGAATCAAGATATACCACGAGGGCCACACTGAGCCCATATTTGATGTGTATCAAATGGATCAACACGAATGGGCTGGCCTGTCAAGCCACGTGCTGAACGAATTTCACTCTCAACATCCGGATGTATTGATCAGGGTTAAAGGTGAATTTGAGGTAGAAGGCAACAGCATCATCAGTGATAATGAAAAACTTTACGTAAATGGCGATAGTCGCGCCAACGGTGTATCAAACGAACGCGAGCGGGTGATACTTACGCCAGATAACGTACATGTACATGCCTAAGCTTATTGAGGTTTATTTGTTAAACTAAATTAATTGGAATGGCAAAATATTCAGAAAAAGCAGCGCATAAGGTTGAGAAAACCATGCACGAGATGAAAGAAGGAACGTTAAAAAGCGGATCGGGTAAAAAGGTAACTTCTAAAAAACAGGCTATAGCCATTGGTTTGTCTGAAGCCCGTAATGAAGGCGCAAAAGTGCCGAAGAAGAGATCATGATCCTACCGCTAAAATTCTAAGAAGATGAATAAGCCAGAAAACAGGCCCAAAAACGGAAATAACACCAACCTGGTTGATAAACCGCTAAATAAAGGCCAGCAACAAAACAACCAACGTAAAAACGACTCGCCACGCAACACTAGCGACAGCAGCAAACCTAACGCCCAGACTGATGATGAACACATCAGCAGTTCTAACAAAGATGGCGGCCCGGCAGGCGAGAACTTGTAGACCTAAATTTACAAAAAACAAAAGAGGCTGATTGGATATCCAATCAGCCTCTTTTGCTTTTAATGCCCCCCATTTACGTCATTGCGAGGAACGAAGCAATCTCTGCATAGGACATTCTGATTAGCAAGCCGGATTTGCATGTACAGAGATTGCTTCGTTCCTCGCAATGACGAAGAGAAACTAATCTTAATAAATCACTAATCACCTCTGCAGGGCATTAATTCTGTGCGTGCAAACCAATCTTATTGCCTTCGGTATCCATTACAAAGGCCATAAAACCAATCTCTGGTGATATTTCGGTCGGTGGCATCAATACTTCACCGCCAAAATCTTCAACACGGTCTACAATCAGTTTCAGGTTTGGATTAGCGTTAAGATACAATATTGCGCCTTGTTCTGACGGCTCATGAAAATCGCTGCGAACAATTGCGCCACCAACTTTGCCCGACTCCATGGCAATGGGGAAACCCATCATTTCCATGCCCATCATTTCTTCCATGGGCACCATGTCCATATCAAAAATACCTTCGTAAAACTCGCGTGCGCGCTCAATGTCGCTTACCGGTATCTCAAACCAGTTGATTGCGTTAGCTGTAGTCTCCATAATTTAAATTATTTATAAGTGATGTTTATAATGAGAGCTAATATAAACCCGAGGTGTTTGCCAGAAAGTTAGCCTGTTGTTAACAAAACTTGAAAAACACGCGATTTTGAGGGTTTTTAAGCCCGAAGGTTGATACAAGCGTTATCTTTTTGTTAAATCGCTTAAAACCTCGAAAACAGAGCACAAATGACCCTGTTTTTTGTTGTAAATGAGTAATCAAAGCAAAAGCTATGAACTACTCAATAGTTGCCATCATAGGCGCGGTAGCCGTGGTACTTATCCTCTTCCTCATTTGGCGTAACCGCAAAGACGAAAAAGATTTTAAAAGGAATTTCACCCAATCGGAGCTAAAACCTGACGAGGAGGAAAAGCTGCCTCCGCCTGTGGAGTAAAGGAGTAAAATCTAAATCCATAAAAGAATAGTTGTCATCCCTCCCTACGGTCGGGATGACATTTTTATAATTACACCCCTAACGCCGCAAAAATCTCCTTAATAGAAAGCTTCGCGCCGCATACAAACTCATCGGCAGCACCGTAGTACATAGTAATGGTATCGCCATCGTCTTCCAGTACATGACCATTGGTAAATACTACATGACCGAAGAATCCGCTGGTTTCATACTCCTCTGTTGGGATCATGATAGGGTCATGCGCGCGGGCCAGTACTTTTGAGGGATCATTCAGATCAAGCAGTAACGCGCCTAAACAGTAGCGATGTTCTTTGGTAGCGCCGTGATAAATCTCCAGCCAGCCCTTGCCCGTTTTAATAGGCGATGCCCCGGCACCTACCCGGCCGCTATCCCAGTTGCCTGGCCGAGTTTTAGCTATACATTTATGATTACCCCAGTGCAAACCATCCGGCGATTCGGCCAGCCAGATATAGTTGCCCCCCAGATCAACACTACTTGGGCGATGCAGGGCATAGAACTTACCGTTTATCTTTTCCTCAAAAATGGCACAGTCTTTATTGTGCGGCGGCAATATCATTCCGCCAGATTCAAAGGTTTTCCAGTCTTTGGTCATCTTCATACTCACACCTACGCCACTTTCTGATACAGCGGTAAAGGTGAGATAGAAAGTGTCATCAATCTTCGTAACACGGCAATCTTCAATCCCAAAAGTCTGTAGGGCACCCAGCCCGAATAGTTTAGCATAACCTTCAGGCTCGTAAAACTTCACGCCATCATCACTACAAAGTAGGCGCAGGTGCGAGAGCGTGGTGAGGTAGTCTATACCTTTATAGCGCACCACACGGGCGTCGGTAGCAATCAGATCGGCATCATTAAGGGGGATTTCCATAATCTGGGTTTCGCCCAGCTCGGTAAGGATGGGGAACGATACATGGATCTCGTTCTGTTCAGGCCGCTCTGCTACCCGCACCAGCAGCCAGATCTTGCCATCAAACCTAAAAGCGCCCGGATTAAGCAAACAGGCTATGCGCAACCCATCTTGACTAGGCGGCAGGTCTTTGGGCGACAATAATGGGTTCTGTGGAAAACGCTTGGCAATATCAGTACTCATGTAAAAGCAACAGATCGCTTTTAAAATGGTTCAGGCTTATTTAAAATCGAGGGTACGACTTCCCTTTTGTAACAATAACATATAACCCGCACACTACAGGATGCCGGGCCGCATACACTGCGCTATATTAGTTTTCAGAAAACCAATTAATGCTTTATACGGCCCGGCCGCAAAGCTTTAAACCAAACTTAACACCTCTTTATGCAAAAATTCTACAAAGCTATGCTGATGGTAGCTGCCGCGGCTCTGTCGTCGTTCACTGTGATGCGTCCGGGCGATGGGCATAAGTCTGCCGCCGCTGCTGCGCCGCCGGTAACCGTGACCGAGGATGCTATCTCATTTACCATGACCAACGGCTACCTGACTGTTAAAGTAAATAAACGTTCGGGCGATGTCACTTCGGTTAAAACATCAAAAAGTACTACACCTAATGTAGAGCTAATGGGCTATGTATCCGGTCACCACGCCGGGTACTGGGAACAAAGCCCTGCCCTGGCCGCACGTGAAGTGACCGCCATTACCATCGATCCCAGCAAAAACAACGGCGAACGTGCCGAAGTATCCGTTAAAGGTTACGCTGACGGTAAATCTATCCTGGGCGCCAATCCTACCGCAGCCGGACAAGGCGGCGGCCTGATTGCCGACCTGGAGATCCGATACACGCTGGAGCGCGGCGCCAAAGGTTTCTATACTTACGCTATTTACACCCACCAGGACACCTATCCAGCGGGTTCAGTCGGCGAATCGCGCTTTGGCTTTAAATTATCGGGCCTGGTGTTTGACTGGCTTTCTATTGACGAGCAGCGCAACGCCCTGATGCCTACCGGCAAAGATTGGGATGCAGCCGAAGATCTGAACATGAAAGAAGCGCGCCGCTTAACTACCGGCATTTACAAAGGCCGTGCCGAGCATAAATATGATTACTCTGCAGATCAGTTTAAGATTCCGGCTTTCGGCTGGTCGTCAACCAAAGAGAAAGTGGGTTTGTATGTCATCAACCCATCTTTTGAATACCTGTCAAGCGGTCCGCTGCACTTTGAACTAACCGGTCACCTGGATGACGGCGATGGCGGCGACCCCACTCTGCTTGATTACTGGCGCGGAACCCACTACGGCAGCAGTATTCTCAATTTTGCCGATAAAGAAGCCTGGACCAAAGTTGTAGGCCCAATTTTCATCTACGTACCTACTGGTAACGACCCAAAAGCGTTATTTACCGATGCCAGGAAACAAGCAAAAGCCGAGCAAGGCCGCTGGCCATACAATTGGGTAAAGGGTGTTGACTATACCCCTACCACAGAACGCGCCACTGTAACAGGCAAATTAAAACTGGTTGATCCGCAAGCACCGACGACTAAGTTACCTAACCTGTTGGTTGGTCTTTCTTACCCTGATGAACCGGAAGTAGCCCGCCCGCCACGCCAGTTCAGGCAGGCGCCAGCAGTAGCCTCGGTTACAACAGTTACACCTCCAACACAGGTAGCGCAAACGCCGGAACAGAAACCTGTAACTGATTCTGCACAAGATCATTCACGTACGCTGCCTAACGGCAAACGCGCCAATCGCGGCACTTATGTGGCCCCTCGTCA
This region of Mucilaginibacter yixingensis genomic DNA includes:
- a CDS encoding PAS domain S-box protein; this translates as MVSTPGKSMITAPEQLQQVYAHCPVPVLMVNHTATIVWANQAAGALSNQLVVELVGADFFRIYHDPSVAADSRNYLLRGEELRGADFEGITANGQQIFVLADSMIFTDAVGSRYTLLFLKDISARKKQEHLLGYLDVAARELARVRDTKSAIDKISQLIVPHFAGWFTIDVLKDEQLEQLILAYDDPEKKQWAEKYREAFPVQIDSERGIAKVLRSGKSSLIQRVTPEILEDVVREQDRLEMIVQMGLQSIITVPMFSKDTIIGAIKFISTTPGKYYDETDLQFAQNLAHHIGLALENAQLNEEAQYELARRKQVEDKLKITQTQLKSALSSGLVGTWILDMETNRLYPDENLSRMFDIPYSPDGCDRDVLGRMVHPDDVTLIDRRREEAAALGQVYETEYRAIINGQTRWFFARGSVETDTQDGSPLFTGVLVDITQRKEAQQALKEIEERYSVAFQNASVGILLSDMDGKLMRANQAFTRITGYTEADLLGKDFRSITHQDDIEKNSELYQKLFVGEIDDFVFEKRYYHHDGHIIWVRNSTSIVRDEREAPTYTISITEDITAHKKALNELKASEELFRFLTDAIQHKMWTSAPDGKATYYNKGWYDYTGTSSFAELHSRVWDVIHPDDRPMATMMWPKAIEEGRESVFEHRLRRVDGQYRWHLSRFSPHKDEAGNITVWVGTCTDIHEQKAIQEALMMSEAHFKAVTQLNSLPIWQVNASCETVFVNDTWRTFTGVTTDHINEADWTGNIHPDDREEAVQQFNTLFEARQPVHLKYRFKHAPTGEYRWMLDNAQPVFNPAFYGYIGTMTDIQEQEQATQAIQQLMGKKDEFISIASHELKTPLTTIKVFFQLMQREMTGEHRLAALSHKADRQLQRLERLIEELLDVSRINAGKMTYQKEDFNIAEALADAIESVQEISPRHQLTLETLGGMTCHGDRYRIEQVLVNLLSNAVKYSPDGGPVKITYCREADRLKIAIQDYGIGIAPEHMEGLFNRFYRVDQQSHRFQGLGLGLFISDEIVRRHGSQICVESKPNEGSVFSFTLPLVN
- a CDS encoding START domain-containing protein gives rise to the protein MKLLALILLLLPAICTAQDNWELKKNEDGISVYTRKLENEKFKEIRVVCEINGSVKQLYGILQNVNHHKDWVYGTMDSHLINRKSADTIYYYSSVHLPWPASDRDLTVQLVLKRDNDDKNLHVHAMGVNNILPEKPKLVRVPYSLGLWNVSTVNNNRIKIEYIFSVDPGGSLPAWLVNMMAVRGPFNTFKNLKELMDSQAKR
- a CDS encoding DUF6496 domain-containing protein — encoded protein: MAKYSEKAAHKVEKTMHEMKEGTLKSGSGKKVTSKKQAIAIGLSEARNEGAKVPKKRS
- a CDS encoding VOC family protein, producing METTANAINWFEIPVSDIERAREFYEGIFDMDMVPMEEMMGMEMMGFPIAMESGKVGGAIVRSDFHEPSEQGAILYLNANPNLKLIVDRVEDFGGEVLMPPTEISPEIGFMAFVMDTEGNKIGLHAQN
- a CDS encoding glycoside hydrolase family 130 protein, which codes for MSTDIAKRFPQNPLLSPKDLPPSQDGLRIACLLNPGAFRFDGKIWLLVRVAERPEQNEIHVSFPILTELGETQIMEIPLNDADLIATDARVVRYKGIDYLTTLSHLRLLCSDDGVKFYEPEGYAKLFGLGALQTFGIEDCRVTKIDDTFYLTFTAVSESGVGVSMKMTKDWKTFESGGMILPPHNKDCAIFEEKINGKFYALHRPSSVDLGGNYIWLAESPDGLHWGNHKCIAKTRPGNWDSGRVGAGASPIKTGKGWLEIYHGATKEHRYCLGALLLDLNDPSKVLARAHDPIMIPTEEYETSGFFGHVVFTNGHVLEDDGDTITMYYGAADEFVCGAKLSIKEIFAALGV
- a CDS encoding polysaccharide lyase family protein, giving the protein MQKFYKAMLMVAAAALSSFTVMRPGDGHKSAAAAAPPVTVTEDAISFTMTNGYLTVKVNKRSGDVTSVKTSKSTTPNVELMGYVSGHHAGYWEQSPALAAREVTAITIDPSKNNGERAEVSVKGYADGKSILGANPTAAGQGGGLIADLEIRYTLERGAKGFYTYAIYTHQDTYPAGSVGESRFGFKLSGLVFDWLSIDEQRNALMPTGKDWDAAEDLNMKEARRLTTGIYKGRAEHKYDYSADQFKIPAFGWSSTKEKVGLYVINPSFEYLSSGPLHFELTGHLDDGDGGDPTLLDYWRGTHYGSSILNFADKEAWTKVVGPIFIYVPTGNDPKALFTDARKQAKAEQGRWPYNWVKGVDYTPTTERATVTGKLKLVDPQAPTTKLPNLLVGLSYPDEPEVARPPRQFRQAPAVASVTTVTPPTQVAQTPEQKPVTDSAQDHSRTLPNGKRANRGTYVAPRQGGGARAFNFPPQAINWQNDAKHYEFWVNGSEDGSFTIPNVRPGTYQLHAIADGVLGAYDATAKITITPGQKMDLGTIEWKPVHYGQQIFQIGTPNRSAKEFFKGDDHWHWGMYIEYAKLFPNDVNFTVGKSDPAKDWYIYHVPHDTDFKPDGRDQGRATPWTINFTVPKGTPTSGQATLRFGISGSGARSLGISVNGKDVGPFDNVGGGGANPNRDGIEGTWVERDFKFDASLLKPGQNTIVLTVPAGGVMSGLVYDVVRLEVAP